TCGCTGCGACAGCGCGAGCACGCGGCCGTCGCGGCCCGACAGTTCAAGCGCGTTACCGGCGAAATTTGCAATTTGCGAGGGCGAAAGTGCGATGACTGTCCGGCCTGTCTCATTCAAACGGCGACGCACTTCGTCGCGGCGAACGTCGTCAACGATCAGATCGAGACCGATCAGTACGAACTCAGTCGCGATGCTCATCATCACGTTGGTGTGATAGATCGGCCGCCCTTGCGCATCAGCAGTGTCAAAACAGACTGGCTCGAAGTTGAAATTCGTGCAGAAGCGCTCTAGCGCAATCGGGTCGGCGCGCCGGGATCGGGCTGCATACGCGACCCTGGAGACGTGGTCTAGCACCATTGCACCGGTGCCTTCGAGAAATAGACCATCGTACTCGAGGCCGGAATAGTCGATTACATCCTGTACTCGATATTCGGACTTCAACATGTCTATCACATCCACACGCCGCTCGCGACGACGATTGGGGCTCGCCATAGGGTACAAGCCGACGTGGCCGCCCGGATGCGTCGACAGCCAGTTATTCGGGAAAACGGAGTCCGGCGTATCCTGCTCGCCGAAGTCGTCAAAGACGTGTACGCGTATGCCGACGTCCGTTAGTGCCTTCGCAGCGGCGCTGACTTCGTCGCAGGCAGCGGCCGACAAGGTGTGGGCTCCATTGGTGCCGGTTGCGTCTGTATGCTGGAACGCGTTGTCGGTTGCGGTTTCGGGATTCGGGTGGAAACGGTGCGGACGGATCATCACGACGGCACCCGGAGCCTGGATCGATACGAGGTTCATTTAAGGAAGCGAAGGAAGGGCAACGAAGATTCGGCTCGTGTGCCGAACCGTCTCAGTTTCATCGTGCAAACGCGTTTGCTTCAAGTGCGGATGAATGCTGCACACTGCCGGAAGACCCCTCTACGAGCGCAAACAGGTTCTTGGGATCGTTGGCGGGAGGAATGAGCGGAATGTCGATGCCGGCGTCGTACCGTTGCGCCAAGGTGTACAAGTAGCGCAGCGCGGAATAATCCTCAAGCGCGAAGCCGACCGAATCGAAGACCGTGACCTGGCTGGAACTCTGACGGCCGACGGCCTCGCCCTGAAGCACGCGCCACAGCTCAACTACGGGAAAGTCAGCGGGCAGTTGCTGGATGTCGCCTTCGATCCGCGTCTGCGGTTCATATTCGACAAATACGCGGCTCATGCGGAGCACGTCAGCATGCAGTTCGGTTTTACCGGGACAATCACCTCCAACAGCGTTCAGGTGCATCCCTGGCTCGATCATGTCGGGAGTTACGATTGTCGCGTATGTCTTGTCAGCGGTGACGGTCGTCACGATGTCAGCGCCGCGCACCGCATTTGCAATCGAATTCGCACGTACGATCTTGAGCCCGTCATACGCCGCGAGGTTTCGGATCAGCTTGTCGGTAGCAATGGGATCAACGTCGAATACACGAATTTCATCGACACCAAGTAGCGCGTGAAACGCGATGGCCTGAAACTCGCTTTGCGCGCCGTTACCAATGAGGGCCATTGTTCGTGAGTCAGAACGTGCCAACACGCGAGCGGCCAGCACAGATGTTGCTGCGGTGCGCAGAGCCGTCGTCAGCGTGAACTCGGCAAGAAGAACAGGGTAACCGGTGTCAACTTCCGCAAGGGCGCCGAATGCCATAACAGTGTGCAATCCGCGCGTGGCGTTGACCGGATGCCCATTCACGTACTTGAACGCATAGAGCTTTGAGTCCGCGACCGGCATGAGTTCAATCACCCCATCACTCGAATGGCAAGCCACTCTTGGAGATTTATCGAAGTCGGCCCACCGAAGGTAGTCCGCGCGAAGCGTGTCAACGAGTTCTTCCAGGAATCGGGTAATGCCGGTTTGTGCGACTAATTGGGCGGTCGCGGGAACATCAAGGAAGCGAGTCATCTTTTGTCTCCAGGGGGCGGATGCGGCATACGGCCGTTCGATGCAGCATTATTTCCCGGCTCCCCGACAACAAATAGCCACCAAAACTGTCATTTATGTCGATAGAATTAGCAAGATGACAAATCGGATTGGCAATTTGACAAGGAAGCTGGTGCGACGAGAGCGGCGCAGTGCCGCTGATCGGCGACCACATGCAAAGCGAGGAGGGTACGGATGACTACGCTCGACGATGTTGACCGGCAGCTCATCGCCCTGCTGCGCGATAACGCAAGGCTGTCGGTTGTCGCTTTAGCGAAAGAACTGCGTGTCGCGCGCGCGACCGTACAGAACCGCCTCGCACGGCTGGAGAGCGGAGGCGTGATCGTCGGTTATACGGTTCGACTGAAACCTGTCGCAGAACGGCACAGGATCCGTGCGTTGATGTCAATTGCGGTCGAAGGCAAGCGTGCGGCCGATGTCGTCAAAGTGCTGCGCGGGCATCCGAACGTCGCCACGATACACAGCACTAATGGCCGATGGGACTTGATCGCTGAGTTGCAGGCGGATTCATTGGAAAGCTTTGACCGCGTGCTTGGGGCGATTCGGTTGATTGACGGGATTGCAAGCACAGAGACAAGCATCCTGTTGTCGACGCACAAAGCGTGAGTTTGCCGGCTCCTACCGGGAGATTGGCCGGCCCCCGAAGAACATTATCTTTGCGGCGCCCTGCGTTGCCCGGATGGTAGCCGTGCGGGGCTGCGCCTGCGGTTCGAAGACCGGAAGCGCGAGGTCGTCCAGACCGAATCGACGATCACCTACGTTGACCGTACCGAAGATAGGCATGACGAAGCCAACATGTCCGGCAGGAATAGGCACCTCGAGCGTGGCATCGTCGTCGAGGGATATATCGAGCATCGTCACAGGCGTAGGTAGATTCAGCGGTGACTGCGCGCTTGCGAAGGCTCCCGCGGGCACACGCACCTTCGCTCCGGGAAACTGAAGGACAGGTACATCCTGTGGCTCGATGCTCAGCGAGAACGGTGCCGAGTCACGTAGTTCAGGCGGAAGGTGCACAAAAATTTGCAGCGCGTGAACGGTCTTGCCACTTTCCGCAGGAACTTCTTCGTGCACCACGCCTTTGCCAGCAGCCAGCCAATGGAGACCACCAGGCCGGATCAGGTTGCGGTTGCCGATCGAGTCCCGGTTGTCCATTCCTGTCTCCGAATCCAGGAAGAGATACGACACCGCCGAAAAGCCGGCGTGGGGATGAGGGGGAAAGGTTGGGGCACTCATCCAGGCATGATCGACTGAGAGAAAAGGGTCGATCAGTTTGGACATCCCACGCAGGCCATAGGCCCGGAAGTGACCACCGTGGTTGGCCCGCTGTACTGGGAGAACGGCATGCATGGCTAAACCTCTTCAAGCTGTTGCTGCGCTCAAGGTCGGATAGTCGACATAGCCCTGCGCGCTTCCACCGAAATACGTGTTGCGATCCGCCTCGTTCATCGACGCGCCGGATTTCAAGCGGACGACAAAGTCCGGATTGGCAAGGACCATTTGGCCGTATGCTTCGAGCTCAGCCAGCCCCGCAGCGACATCGGCACCGATCTGGTCGCGCGGACGACCCGGACGGTTCAGTACGAGCGTTGAGCTCCACAACTTACGAATGTCGGCAAGAAGCGGCTCGTTGCCCTGATGCATGATGTGCAGGTACGCAAGACCCAGCTTGTCGAGTTCGCCGACCAGATAGCGGTACAGATCGGGCCCTTCGGCGCCCTCGTCGATGCCCCACATGGTCGTGCCAGGAGACAGACGGATAGCCGTGCGGTCCGCACCAATCTCTTCGGCGATGGCTGCGGCGACCTCGATGGCGAAGCGCGCACGATTTTCGATCGAGCCACCATATTCATCGGTGCGGGTATTCGCGCTCGGGGCGAGGAATTGCTGAATCAAATAGGCGTTTGCGCCATGGATCTCGACACCATCGGCGCCCGCTTCGATCGCACGGCGCGCCGCGAAGCGGAAGTCAGCGACGGTCTGATGCACTTCCTCGGTGGTGAGGGCGCGCGGCGCGGGGATATCTTGCATACCTTTTGCCGTGAACATGCCCGTTCCCGGGGCGATTGCGGAGGGCGCAACACCTTGGCGGTGATGCGGCGTGTTATCGGGATGCGACATCCGTCCCGCGTGCATGAGTTGGAAGAAGATGTGCCCGCCCTCGGCATGCACTGCGGAAGTGACCTTCTTCCAACCGGCGACATGCGCGTCGGTGTAAATGCCCGGTGTAGTGAGATAACCCTGTCCATCGTCCGACGGTTGCGTGCCTTCGGTAACGATCAGGCCCACGCTGGCGCGCTGTGCATAATATTCGGCTGCGAGATCGCCAGGCGTGCCGTCGAAATTTGCCCGGCTGCGGGTCATTGGAGCCATGACAAGCCGATTTTTCAGGTCGTAGCGTCCCAGTTGGACT
This is a stretch of genomic DNA from Paraburkholderia sp. HP33-1. It encodes these proteins:
- the ctlX gene encoding citrulline utilization hydrolase CtlX — its product is MNLVSIQAPGAVVMIRPHRFHPNPETATDNAFQHTDATGTNGAHTLSAAACDEVSAAAKALTDVGIRVHVFDDFGEQDTPDSVFPNNWLSTHPGGHVGLYPMASPNRRRERRVDVIDMLKSEYRVQDVIDYSGLEYDGLFLEGTGAMVLDHVSRVAYAARSRRADPIALERFCTNFNFEPVCFDTADAQGRPIYHTNVMMSIATEFVLIGLDLIVDDVRRDEVRRRLNETGRTVIALSPSQIANFAGNALELSGRDGRVLALSQRAFDCLTPHQRRLIERTAQLLPLGVPTIELAGGSVRCMLAGVHLSSRRG
- a CDS encoding ornithine cyclodeaminase, which translates into the protein MTRFLDVPATAQLVAQTGITRFLEELVDTLRADYLRWADFDKSPRVACHSSDGVIELMPVADSKLYAFKYVNGHPVNATRGLHTVMAFGALAEVDTGYPVLLAEFTLTTALRTAATSVLAARVLARSDSRTMALIGNGAQSEFQAIAFHALLGVDEIRVFDVDPIATDKLIRNLAAYDGLKIVRANSIANAVRGADIVTTVTADKTYATIVTPDMIEPGMHLNAVGGDCPGKTELHADVLRMSRVFVEYEPQTRIEGDIQQLPADFPVVELWRVLQGEAVGRQSSSQVTVFDSVGFALEDYSALRYLYTLAQRYDAGIDIPLIPPANDPKNLFALVEGSSGSVQHSSALEANAFAR
- a CDS encoding Lrp/AsnC family transcriptional regulator, producing MTTLDDVDRQLIALLRDNARLSVVALAKELRVARATVQNRLARLESGGVIVGYTVRLKPVAERHRIRALMSIAVEGKRAADVVKVLRGHPNVATIHSTNGRWDLIAELQADSLESFDRVLGAIRLIDGIASTETSILLSTHKA
- a CDS encoding pirin family protein; translation: MHAVLPVQRANHGGHFRAYGLRGMSKLIDPFLSVDHAWMSAPTFPPHPHAGFSAVSYLFLDSETGMDNRDSIGNRNLIRPGGLHWLAAGKGVVHEEVPAESGKTVHALQIFVHLPPELRDSAPFSLSIEPQDVPVLQFPGAKVRVPAGAFASAQSPLNLPTPVTMLDISLDDDATLEVPIPAGHVGFVMPIFGTVNVGDRRFGLDDLALPVFEPQAQPRTATIRATQGAAKIMFFGGRPISR
- a CDS encoding alkene reductase produces the protein MTQLFTQVQLGRYDLKNRLVMAPMTRSRANFDGTPGDLAAEYYAQRASVGLIVTEGTQPSDDGQGYLTTPGIYTDAHVAGWKKVTSAVHAEGGHIFFQLMHAGRMSHPDNTPHHRQGVAPSAIAPGTGMFTAKGMQDIPAPRALTTEEVHQTVADFRFAARRAIEAGADGVEIHGANAYLIQQFLAPSANTRTDEYGGSIENRARFAIEVAAAIAEEIGADRTAIRLSPGTTMWGIDEGAEGPDLYRYLVGELDKLGLAYLHIMHQGNEPLLADIRKLWSSTLVLNRPGRPRDQIGADVAAGLAELEAYGQMVLANPDFVVRLKSGASMNEADRNTYFGGSAQGYVDYPTLSAATA